In Haloimpatiens massiliensis, the following are encoded in one genomic region:
- a CDS encoding RHS repeat-associated core domain-containing protein has translation MNLNGAEYYYVRNAQGDIIGLINAQGEKVVSYTYDSWGKLISIEGSLKDTVGEKNPYRYRGYRYDSETGMYYLQNRYYNPEWGRFINADGIIGETGELLGHNLFAYSKNNWANMSDYSGFRPVYTLGEETEAMRAASYAVMNRAVINRTIRNKREKSSIIPKRNQVTGTIRNVIITGIEGGASSILSKIPKAIPIITNRALRRAGREFIVPVKGASVARGIGGIEKIGAIGVALTGVAIWDNYHSGYSNSEAFGRSAIDVLVSAGVIAFGVSNPVGWTMGLGFAAGLAAEALKNAIWKKE, from the coding sequence ATGAACCTAAACGGAGCAGAATACTATTATGTAAGAAATGCTCAGGGTGACATTATAGGATTAATAAATGCTCAAGGGGAAAAGGTTGTATCTTACACCTATGATTCCTGGGGAAAACTTATCTCTATAGAAGGAAGTTTAAAGGATACAGTAGGAGAGAAGAATCCTTATAGGTATAGAGGATATAGGTACGACAGTGAGACAGGAATGTATTATCTGCAAAATAGGTACTATAATCCAGAATGGGGTAGATTTATCAATGCAGATGGGATTATAGGTGAAACGGGAGAATTATTAGGACATAATTTGTTTGCTTACAGCAAGAATAACTGGGCAAATATGAGTGACTATAGTGGATTCAGACCGGTATATACTTTAGGTGAAGAGACAGAGGCAATGAGGGCAGCGTCTTATGCGGTGATGAATAGAGCAGTTATAAATAGAACTATTAGGAATAAAAGAGAAAAATCAAGTATAATACCTAAAAGAAATCAAGTTACAGGTACAATTAGAAATGTAATAATTACTGGAATAGAAGGAGGAGCTAGCTCAATTTTATCTAAAATACCTAAGGCAATACCAATTATAACTAATAGGGCTCTAAGAAGAGCTGGTAGGGAGTTTATAGTTCCAGTAAAAGGAGCATCTGTTGCAAGAGGAATAGGTGGGATTGAAAAGATTGGAGCAATTGGTGTAGCTTTGACGGGGGTAGCAATATGGGATAATTATCACAGTGGTTATAGTAATTCAGAAGCTTTTGGTAGGAGTGCTATAGATGTTCTAGTTTCAGCAGGAGTAATTGCTTTTGGAGTATCCAATCCTGTAGGATGGACAATGGGACTTGGGTTTGCAGCAGGTTTAGCTGCAGAGGCATTAAAAAATGCAATATGGAAAAAAGAATGA